The Misgurnus anguillicaudatus chromosome 21, ASM2758022v2, whole genome shotgun sequence genome includes a window with the following:
- the hp gene encoding haptoglobin, with protein MKWLSVVVMLMGSIACLPDESLALDRVREHVSALRPKRMIGGSLTTSVPWQAMVYLSENILDGGFAGGALIAERWILTAGRNLFVKKSRNETRGKEPLIPNVYLGISKRSDAQTSTEVAVEKVFLHPDFQNTTDWDNDLALIKLKKPVKFSDSIMPIPLPEIGDNQEEKTGERGIVAGWGWGSLFTPAPMLKFLSLPIVPCQGKYQAKVLASTPIVDNKQFCTGPSKYEENVCFGDAGAALAFLNPKTNAVYAAGILSFDKACSVEDHAVYIKISAYLPWIHSVMRGDWQGFSERRVSVINRMFSQQQ; from the exons ATGAAGTG GCTATCTGTGGTTGTAATGCTCATGGGCTCCATTGCTTGCCTGCCAGATGAGTCTTTAGCTTTGGATCGAGTCAGAGAACATGTTTCGG CCCTTCGACCCAAACGAATGATCGGCGGCTCTCTGACCACATCTGTACCCTGGCAAGCAATGGTGTACCTCAGTGAAAATATACTAGATGGAGGTTTCGCCGGAGGAGCACTAATAGCAGAGCGCTGGATATTGACTGCTGGCAGGAATCTATTTGTAAAGAAAAGTCGAAACGAAACAAGAGGAAAAGAGCCGCTCATCCCAAACGTTTATCTGGGAATCAGCAAACGTTCTGATGCACAGACATCTACAGAAGTAGCGGTGGAAAAG gtGTTTTTGCATCCAGACTTCCAGAACACAACCGACTGGGACAATGACCTGGCTCTGATCAAACTAAAGAAGCCAGTGAAATTCAGCGACTCCATAATGCCAATCCCACTACCTGAGATTGGAGATAATCAGGAAGAGAAGACAGGAGAAAGAGGAATCGTCGCTGGATGGGGCTGGGGAAGTCTTTTCACCCCTGCTCCAATGCTAAAGTTTCTGTCTTTGCCCATCGTGCCATGCCAGGGAAAATACCAGGCAAAGGTTTTAGCAAGCACACCGATTGTGGACAACAAACAGTTCTGCACTGGACCCAGTAAATATGAAGAAAACGTGTGTTTTGGGGATGCAGGGGCCGCTCTTGCATTTCTCAATCCCAAAACGAATGCAGTCTATGCTGCAGGCATCCTCTCTTTTGACAAGGCTTGTTCTGTAGAAGATCATGCCGTCTACATAAAGATTTCTGCCTATCTGCCCTGGATTCACAGTGTTATGAGAGGAGATTGGCAAGGGTTTTCAGAGCGACGCGTTTCAGTGATCAATCGCATGTTTTCGCAACAGCAGTGA